The Anabas testudineus chromosome 5, fAnaTes1.2, whole genome shotgun sequence region ATAGAGAGACAATAAATTTAGTGgaacattaacaataataagaaaataaaaccttcttaatacaaattaaaaatcaagAATTCATCATGAAATTCAGCAGCTGCAGATTTGATTTCTACTCTTTTTGTATGTTCCCTTTTTTCTGTggataattaaaaacaataaaaagtcattttcatgCTGCATCTTTACATCTTGAGTCTAATTAGTATTTGTTGATGTTAATAAATGACGGAGCAGCCTGGTCTttatatgttttagttttatcatGAAAAATTAGAGTCAGGCTTTAAATCTATTTCAGGGTGTAAcgttagtttattattattataataattattacttCAAGCACATTGTATTGTTTTGGTCCATGTGTGCTAAAGAGGAAGTATCACTGCACTAGAAACACTTTAAACTGAAATTGTCAAACTCTTCACAacttataaacatttttttattgtttgattatCATGTTACAAATTGATCCACCCGACACAGGCCACAGGACCCCACGTCTCTGTTGAAGGCAGCACCACTGCATGTGAGAACAACACAGGTGAACGACGCAGAGCTGCATGGCTGCAATTCTTTCTCTCAGGTGCGCTGCAAAGGTAAACATCAGATGGTATGATATGTATATGTCCAGACCAACAAGACAGACAGGATGTTCACAAGCACGAGAACTTACAGTAACTCACAtgaaacattgttttgtttcactaaACTGCCGcagggtttgtttttcattgtcatGAAGTTTTTGAGGTTGTAGTTTTTTGATGATCATAATGTAATATGTGACTAACATTGTCAAAGTGTTTAGTATTGAATGAAGGCAGTTTAGTAAAATGTGCTGAGTCAAAACAAGAACATGGATCATGACAGTCTTAACGTTACAGAGATGTCtgatgtttattcatttaatacaGTTTGTCATTTAAACTAGTATATTAAAGAGTAGTACTCTAACCTGCAGTGGAGTACTTTtttacttgcacttttactcgAGTATTGAGTTTTTGTACTCCTCATCTCCtactgtgtatctgtgtacacctttaaaaataaaatcttaatatTCATGAAAAGCTTCAGAGTCACTTCATCAACAAATACTTCACATCCTGTGAGGTCGGatatagaataaataaagacgTTGGTCGTTTCtagtttaacattaaaaaaccatattaaaaaggaaataaaagaggaaacgTTTCTATAAAACGTGTCGCTGTCGatccaacacctgaaccaatcagatgttAGATCAGGTGAGCGTCGCTCGTCGTCACCTGGCGTCTTTGCAGAATCAAACAAGTCGGAGAGAAAACGAACAAGTCGATTTAACCCGAGCTCAGAGGAGACGTCACATTGAGGAAGCGAAAGTGAAGAAGCTGAGAGATCAACACAGGGAGAAGAGAGACTGCAGAGAGTCGAGGTCCAGTGAGGAGTcgagaggatgatgaagatgaagaagaggatgatgaagatgaagaagaggctGCTTCTGGCTCCGGTCGCAGTGATGATCATGTTAACGCTGGGCATCATGTATTATGGTCAAACAACAAgtctcagagcagcagcaactaCTACTGCTCCAACTACATCTACTACTGCTCCAAATACAACTACTGTGGCTCCAAATACAACTACTGTGGCTCCAAATACAACTACTACTGCTCCAAATACAACTACTGTGGCTCCAAATACAACTACTGTGGCTCCAAATACAACTACTGTGGCTCCAAATACAACTACTGTGGCTCCAAATACAACTACTACTGCAACTACTGCTCCACGGACAACAGgtaaacacactcacagtaatatattttaatttacctTTGAAAAATCTCCTGTTTAAGTGCAgattataaaacaaaaccagatcACACTCTTTTACACGAATGCACGTTCTGGTCTGAAGCCGTGTCCTGGTTCCAGACTTCAAACCAACTCTGAACAGGTTGAACAGGGAAACTGACGGAGAGAAAGGTGCAGCTTCAAGCCCGTAGccacagaataaaacaagatttaatatatttacagGTGTAGTGTTGACTGTGGCTGATCAGGGGCCACAGAGTCCACAGATGGAGCCTCACATGTTAAACTCTATCCAGTCATAACAGCACAGAGGCCGTATCAGGATTACATTTATCAGCACAAGTCTGAATACACGATAATGTTCTGTGGCTGCTGGAACACGTTTGGCTCATAAGTGACGTTATGTTTGGTTCTAAGCTGTTTCAATAGTGTATTTATCTCCATATGTTCAgtaaacagtgtgttttactgtaagaCGCGTTTCTTCATGCTGCAGTTTCATTTGTCTTATTCCCACATGCAGTAAACTGTCCTGCTGTTTGACACACTAATTAGAGCACTCAATGTAAATctgaagaaataaaaccaacaagTGCAGGATTTTCTCCTGTCAGCTGATAGAAACTTACTGAATTCCTTCAAGAAGTGAAAGTAAGAAACAAGCTTGAAGTAAGTCTCTGCAGGTTCCTgattttctgcatgaattggtcaaAAAATGGGATCAGACTTTAACTAAATATCAGCAACACCCATGAAACATGCAGAGTGATGGTGGAGAAAGTAAGTGAAACGTCTTCTAgaaactggttgaaccacctttggcagtGATAACGTCCACTgagcgcttcctgtagctgtccACAAGGAATTTGGACCTTTGTTTCccacagagctgcttcagcttAGACGTTTGTCAGGGACCAGCCCGACTCTCCACAGTGAAACTGGGAGAAAGTGGGAGGATGAAACTGAGGTTgacaaacattattaaaataaacctAAAAATCAAACATGAGGAGAAATATGACTTGATATAATTCTgacatcttcctcttcctctttcagctCATTCTGTGGTGAATTTAAATGGGAAGATGTTCACTCTGACTATTTATGGGGGAGGGATATCACTCTACTCCCCCACTAACTACCCTTCTTGGACCACGACGTCTCCTCATTACGGTGAGTTCATTCTTGCCTGATGGAGTTTATTTATAGCCACTTCATTGAATCCTTTTAAAACTCTCCCCTCACCACCAGCTACTGCATTCGTTTTACATCGAGTCTGTAGTTTCACTAAATCTTTGGCTCgtttttgcacttttacttcagtgttgACATCAACACATCAGGACGTTTCATGActgtcacagtcacattcaTTTGTCTCCATGTGGATCCAGGTGTGTCCGTGTGCCTGCGTTACATCACCGACTTCGCGCAAACCAGCCAGCCATTAATCTTCACACTCAGTCCATCCACCAGTCCTCTGAAGCTGGCAGTCATGGGGGGCACAGCGTACTTAATGTCCTGGAGTTACAACACTTTGTACTTGGCACCGAACATAGGGTTGTGGTCAAACATTGGACCAGAGATCTGGACCAGAGTCTGTCTCACCCTGGACACCAGCACGAATGTGGCCCAGGTTTTCAGCGGATCGAACATGAGCATCAGGAAGATTCTGCGTAATCCGGTGAGGACGGAGTAACGGAGTGAAGTAAAACTAGTAACTGAAGTAAATGTActgaaaaagggaaaatggAAATTCTAAATTATGAACTGGGAAAAActggtttctggtttcactTTATCATTATGACAGTTTTCAGGATATTGTTTTCGTAACTAGTTCTGAGTAGTTATGATACTGTAAGTAAGGAGTTATATTGAGATTTCTAAAAAGACTAATTGTAGGAACTGTCATAGTATAATAAACAGTTGAATCATGGTGGTttgacaaaacataaaacataatgactcttttttattcttttccaaaacattttcacagttgcttgtttgtttttttgtctttatggtGCAGTTTTTATCCAGGATACTGATTCACCAGTAACCTTCCAGATACTATGTGTATTTCTACTATAGTACAATTCTCGAAACACGTTCACTGCACTCAGAAGATCACAGGTTAACTAAATATGTGACTTCCTAATAAATAATTTGGCTTCAGCAGTGATGTTTAGGTGAGTTAAGGTAATTTAAAGAAGATGAATACATGTGtaatcactttcttttttatattttaaatatgagaGATGTGTATTCACTTCGACATGAAATAGTCATTGTCTGTTTGactgactgatgtgtgtgtgtgtctgtgtgtgtgtgttcagtatgCGTGGTCTGGTGAACGTGTGATTGATCTTTCAGGCTTTGATGGTCAGGTAACAGACGTCCAGGTGTGGGATCATCCTCTCCGCTACGGTGAAGTCTACAACTACATGACTCGCGGGGTTTTTGGGTAcgaccctgtgtgtgtgtgtgtgtgtgtgtgtgtgtccatgtgatAAAGATGTAGTAACCTGGTTAAACAGTACTGTTCTGTAGAGCacacactttacagtgtgaagtttaagaccttaaCAATTTAACTGTGTAGAATTACATGGAATACACAATAAATCCTACGTGAGATTCAAGCACCGGGGAGAAGGTTTTATGAAGTTTGTagcattaataaaaaacattttcacatgctTAAAATCTGTTATATCAATaataaagagtgtgtgtttgtgttcttagGCCATACAGCGGCTCAGTTCTCAGCTGGTCCTCCGTCTTCTACTCTATCAGAGGAAACACGCTGCTGGAGGACGCCTACGAGCAGCAGGCGAAAGAATCGATCAGTGGAAGTCaggtggagggagagaagaagagcaggCTGTTTTTAATCAAGGATGGGGAAAgtgtgaagacagagaaagaacagCTTAAATGAAAcgtctgtttcctctgttcctcAACTGAAATGAACAGttcattaaaaatcaaaactaataattattgtatttaCAAGGTTTATTCCTCTTACTGtatctgtttgatttttatcttCTAcatatcttttatttgtttttttcaagtgttgttttctttaatgtgtggtaaaaacatcaataaagaGTTGGCTGCCAGAATATCAGGGCTACGAGGGctcattcagtcatttctttAACTATGATTTTATCTATTTTTTGATAAATATAGAGAGAATATGACAGGATGTGGTGTCATGAGCTGCACAAAGTTTGGCCATAATGAGCCACAAACATGTGATTAACAATATGTAGGGACTCGTGTGTGACGCATGGAGGAGACAGCATCATGTCGTATTTCTCTAAGAGGAACTGGTGCACTTTAAAATTAGAGATGGCATCATGGAGAAGAATTATGTGAAGAGCGTCAAACTTCATCTAAAGATGGGCCAGCAAGGCAAAGCTTGGACGCAAATGGATCTTTCAGCAGGAGAACGATCCTAAACATATCTTCAAAACAAAAGGACTTGGAGAGTAAATCACAGTAAATCAGCCGTTACAAAGTCCAAAGAAGATTTGTGAGCTACTATGAAAAAGCAGGTTCCCACAAGTGTGTAATTACCCAGTTTCGACACCGTGCCACTAAATATGAACatagaaggagaagaagaactACAGTAATAGCGAGAACATATAGTGAAATAAGGCTGCATTCAAATGCAAAACGAGGAGACAAAACCATGCTGCACATGTAATGCCAGTAAAATACTGGATTTAACTGTTGGTTCACCTAAGAGAAGAAGTCGACAACACAAAGATGTCTTAGCAGGAACCTTCAATTTGTCTCCTTCTGCAGACaaaaacttattttttaaactgtaacCATGAtgtttctctaaccttaaccaatTCATTTAATCGTTTATCCATAACTACACTTTAACTTTAagtttgtcataaaacaaaCCACCTCAGTCAAACCACAGCTGCcatcattatatttaatacatttatttatcagcGTTCATGTATAAAAACAGTTAATCTCACACAGAGATAAGTGACGGCTAACAGCGGATTTCAATCTGCAGTCCTCTAATCgatactgtaaaaacattattttagtataatgttttattttatccaatGTATCTATTATCACTGTTTTCTGGTGTTGAGCacttaattatattataatcaCGTCGTAAGCACAGCAATTGACACCAATATAACGGTGGCAAAAAAATAGTAAGTAATCAAATCAACATCAGTGAGACGTTTTAGGGTTGGTGAATAGAAATGCTAAAACTTTCCGTTCTCAGAGTGTCTGTTAGCAGATTAGCTAGAAATCAAAAATATCTCAACATTTAAATTATACTTTGacttataaattaaaattatattgtTATCgctatagttttttttatttatctgaattTAGTAAGACATCTGTTGTagcaaaataattattatacacCCTCATATCTGTGCCTTCATTTCGCTTTTATGTCCAAATGTTAATTCTCTACAGAGTTGCATATGAGAATAGCCCTCCATAAAAAATAtcaaagctgcttttttttacaaatataaaatgcacaTGGTTGCCCAACATCCAGATGTCACAGGTTTTCCTAATCagtacatgtttttgttatttctctttACAACTGTCTGCTTGACAAAAAGGCAAACTTCAAAGCATACAGTGTTACATGATGGCTTAAAACACAATCCATAAATGGTACACAAAAAGTTCATTTACCATTTTCAAattaacaaattacattttgagaaacaaaaacaataaaacaataacttcATGTGCACGTGTAATCACTGACTAcactttcagaaaaaaatattcagcTAAGAACTTCAGAACTCATTgtaatttacactgaaaacactaaTTATCAAAATAACTTAGTtgacctgttttcattttattgctttcattataagttttgttcatttttacattgttcAGAAATTCAaacaagtttattttaatttcaaggtCTTTGTTGAGGGTTTTGCATGTTTTGGCCAATCAACTTCAAACTATAAAGTTTTAGCTGGAAGCtagaaaatattcatttttacagaTAAAATAGAGTCACATTATTTTCTCTATGTtaatgtttgattattgtttgttGAAAGGATTTGATTCACAAAGTGTAGCTCAGTTCAATGAGTAAACATAATTTAACCCTGGATATATGGGGTAAATAAAGTTTCCCTTTATCAGATGGATTcattttttaggtttttaatattatatCTGTGTAGTTCATTCACTCTGAAAATCATAAAAGTTTCCTGAGCAGGATGATCGTCAGTTAGATTTTTGTCAAATGCTGCTCGaaagtaaatttaatttagtaaaacATTAAGCTTTGAGCTGCAGTTAAAGACGCACTGCTCttactttcattcattcactctgAGGCTAATTGATCAATTCTTTGGCTCCGCTCTCATCCCAATAAGGCACCAGCATTGTTTTATAACCAAATCATAATTTAAAACAATGCCAGCTGTAGTGttgcatgttttcttctttattatCAGAGATGTCCACAATCTGGAGGAAGGACTTTTCCTTTTCCAGCAGTTTTtacttgttgtttatttttctggaaTTTAATACAAATCCGTAAATCAAGGGAGACCCTCACTGTCAGAACTATCACTTAATTATGGAAGCACATTTCTGCCAGGAAAATTTTAAGAATATTATATTGACCAAAAACTAAATAGTCAAGTCAAAATAGAGTAATTATGAGCATTTATGTCATACTTTTTACTTGCTAAATAAAAATTGGGACATATGActtgtgttgttgtcttgtgAAGATGTTTGAAGTAATGttgaaaatatgaaaagcaGAAATTGCAAGATTTACTCCTTAAATTTacaaaaagttaaaatagtGTTTATTTCCAAATAAGTCTAAAAAGGGATCAAAcattgaaataatgaaaatgatcacaGGCGGACTTCAAAGtcaaaaaaataagaacaatttACAGgataataaactgaaattatgacttttaaagcaaaaatcTTTGAAACATTAAGTCAAAAGTTTGTTTCATTctcattaaataaatgagattaaataaatcaaagtgtaaattctgacatttaaagtcAAAATTATGAAAAACATACTTCTGACTGAgcataaatgttttttgttttttttccctatATTTTCTGGCAAACATCGGCTTCCATACTATCTTTCAATTCCAATGTTGAATTTTTACTACTACTTTACTTCACTACTCTCAGGAATTAACACGTGTCTCATCagaataaaatctatttttcagATATACTCTTGATTTGATCTTTGCTCCAggttttctaaaatatttttttattttgcactaaTAAATCCAATATCCGATATTATTTGGAAAACAAGAATGAAACTGTATGTTGGCTCCTGAAAGACTTTAAGGCTCGTTActcacacaaaaagaaattgtCAGATAACACAATTTTGTCAGCAATAGTGCAGAGTGTTTCTAAAGCAAGCAGAGGCCAACACGGgttatatttttacattcagaaacaaaaacaccagcatGAGAGACACATTTCATCACTTTGTGTTCTGACCtcagaaaataaattaccaGTCGCAGCCGAGACATGAGATATTATCTGTGACATTACGAAATCTGACAAAATGTGTCAATTCAAAGTTAGAACCTTCACTTTAAAAGCCCATctccacacagaaaacaatCATGCTAagttaaaatgattaaatatccCGTtcaaaatcttattttattagcaaaaaaaagtctaaatattTGGATATTTTATCTCATAATTGTTAATTACTACCTCAACATTTTTAGTTAAAAGCTAGAAATCTGTAGTTGGGatgtgatcattttaatttaatttgatttgggTTTTTTTGGGGGGCAAAATACTATTTAGTGCTGTTACAAAAACTTAACAGTGACACAAGGATTCagtcataaatataaaaaagaaaacacaaatataacaaCAAACCGCACCAATATTTCCGAACACTTAAGGACAATTTTGATTGTTTCTAAAGACGATTCTGATGTAACATGAACACAGGGATGTGACTGGCTCCTGAATACAGAGACGAGAGTCATTTACTGCATCGACAGTTCTTATTACAGGGTTGCTGGTGTTTAAtgctctgtgtgagtgtgttctaTTAAAATTTAATTGTAAAGCACTGCTTGGCTCTGCTCGGTTCATCGTGTTTGCATAAacgtgtcagtgtgtgtgtgaaggttaCACTGGTCCAGTTAGCGATGAAGTGCACTTCTTGTAAAAACACGAATGGAAAAAAATCCAATGTCAGTATCGCTGGACTGCAGCAACCAATCTGCTagttaaaaagtttaaaaaaaaaattaaaaacatcaagaGGTAAAACTGCTGAGGGTCAAATGTCAGCTGGGATCGTCTTCCTGCTTTTCCACCTGACCTTTGGTAATGGCCCATGTGCTAAAAGAGTGGAAACGTTTTAAGTgagtcttttaatttaatttaagtgagtctttttttttttatgcggACTTTATGACAGGTAGCTCTGATCTGCTCCGGCTGTTTGATCCAGTATCACATGATCCACTGAGCcaccacagcagcagtttgagaagaaaagtaaatgtgACTGAAGTTGGATGTATattctattaaaaataaaaatatgctgTGTGCATTCCATGTCAGACTCAAGCAGAAGTCCTCAAACTGGGACCCAGTCTGAGTAAACGAGGATCTCTATACATTAGAGGAGACCCCACCGCCCCACAAACTTTAAAACAAGCTCAAACTGGGGTTAGAGTTACAGTCCTTTAAAGTTCAGGGTGAGGAGGGCTTGTGCAGGATGCCCTGCAGGTCCTCTGGTAAGGCCAGGATGACAGCCTCAATGTGGGCTCTCAGTTTTGCCAGGGTCCCCGGGCGCACGGGGAGCTGCTCCCTCTCCGCCTGACTCTGCAGCAGAGAACACGGTGAGCGAGGGTGCAGTCATTAGTGTTTACGTTATACTTACCACAGTGTTACTGCAGGACTCATTTCTAATAATACAATCTATTATGTGAACCTGAGCCCATATAGTagggaagatggatggataagCATTTTATAGCTGTAATAATCTGGCAACAATAGCTAATAGTTAATTTTCTATTTCACTCTTTCAAACAATAATATGACCCATTTGCTGCAGTAGTAGTACTTGTACTAGTAGTATTAAGAGTATGAGCACAGTTTATGAACTTTAAGTGATTGTCTACTGACCAGTTTATCTTTTAGCTTCAGCACCAGATCAACTGTCTCCACCTCCGTGTGCTGCTGGATTCTTTTCTCCAGATCCTAAATGtacaaacaagacaagaaagAGAATGGTACTGTGAGAAGACGGATACAAGACAGACTCCAACCATTAATTTATCTGCTTCATGTCCTGGTTTTGTTAAATGTGGGAAAACGCTCATTTGTTCAGCTGCTTCAAGATTTACAGAATTGTAAATTATGCACTCAATACAACACATCTCCAGAGCTACAGCTTCACCAGAACCAGCTTGTAGGTGTAAGATAACGACAGCATCATCTGCTGTTGTGGTTGTGGTTCATAACCTGGATGACAATAATCCTTACAGATTCAGGTTCGTGTTAATGTGACTGCTCTCACTTTTACTGTGGCCCGGCTTTACTTTCAACCACACattctctcttccctctctccctccttccttccttccctgaCTCCTCACCTCCTCACACAGGGCCTCAAGGTGCAGGGCCTCCAGCTTTTGGGTCATCTCTTTTCTCCTGCTGCGGAACCAGCCATCAAAGTTGGGAGACTTGAGGAAATGCCTTCAGACACAAGGGAAAACACAATTTTCATCTGATGCTCCATATAATGTGCATTTGAACACACTGATTTCATAACTTCAGTCTGTGTAAGTCTACTGTCACTGTAATAATGGTCTGTCTGTAAAACGCTGACCCAAATAAAGGTTATTTCTGCTGTTATCTTGACCAACAGTATTACACTACAGAATATATCCTGTAGAACAGTGATATCAATTATCCAGAGATACGGAAAAGACTTTAGTTTCACTTGCTGGGATCCAGTTGGATTTCATACATTTgttaatgtattgtttttttgtgtgtaccTATAGAGTCCTATCCAGTCTCCTTTCAGCCTTGATGTGAGCTGGGGTCCAGCTTTCTCTAGTGTCTTCATAAAGTCCTGCTGAATGAACGGTCGCAGCTGAGGAGGACTCTTCCAGGGGCTGATGGACTTCTGGAGAGGCATCAGACTGGCAACATACCGCTCCTGTAACACACAGTTCAAACCTTACAGCAGCAGTTCTGACACAAAACATCACACCCAAGAGAGCTAATGACTAAAAATGAAGCGTATAGCTGAGCCTGGATTTCccttaagtgcatgtaaacacacagagtaaGAAACAAACTAACAATTCtagacacagaaaatacaccATCATGAGAAATGTACAGATTAGTGGATGTTACCAGAGGAATGATGAAGCTCTGTGTCAGTTCTAAGAAGTAGCGTCGAAGAATTGCATTCTGGGCCGCCGACGGTCTCTTCTGCTGAACaccctgaaaataaaaaaataaataaatgcataattaTCACCTTTAAACTGGAAATACACTCTTAGAAAACCATGTGGCCAGTCGctcaaaggaaaaaagaaaagttgtgtAGGAATTTGAGAAGAGGCCCAGTCTCTTACCTTCTGAAGCTGTTTGATAATTTCTTCATCTTTGTTGAGATACGGCTTATATGCAGTGTACacacctgcaacacacacacacacacacacacacacacacacacacacacacacacacacacacacacagattaaataaagtgtaaaagGCTGGTCTGACAGCGACTGAACAGCTCCACCTGGTGGAGTCTGGGATGAAGTCATGAGAAAGATGCAGGTGAGTGCTGTGTGGagcttcacattaaaaaaaataggtataatgaaaattaaacacatttaccaGGTTTAGAGTCCAGCGTTTTGAGGTTTTTCAGTTTCTTGACTTTCATTTGCTTGGCCATCTCTCCTGTGAGGGACAGatcatggatttttttttcatactgtcAGGTACTTAAAGATGTGGAATGATTCAACACAGGGTTTTGAGTTATGACAGTATTTACATTCAGttacaagaagaagaaaccgCTCTACACTGTCAGGTAGAAGGAAAAGGACTGTTGTATACAGTCGTATTAAGAATTACCTTCTGAGGCAGAACAggaaaaagcagatgttttaaaaacagaagtacACAGACTAGCGTCCAGAGACTACATCTCTGTAGTTATTTCTAAGGCTGAAGTTGTTGTTGTATGACCATTTGTCTTGTACTTAATTTAAGAATAAAGACAAAGTAGTAGCAATATTATCAACCTGCTTGTTTCATGTCTCCGATGCGGATGATGTGCGGCCAATGTTGCAGAGTTTTAGCAAAAAATGGATTAGTCACTCCTAGAATGACTGAAGGCCTGCAGAGACGGAGAAATCAGAGATGACTGTCAGATGACTGAGAAGGGACCTGAAACATCCTTGAGCAAAACAATGATTTCCTGTTACGGTAAACGGTGAAGTGCTGCTAAAAGGTACTGTGGAGCAGACTGATAGTGTGCAGGGCACAGATACACATTTGCTAGCATATGGGAAATCAGTGACTTGTTCCAAGGTGTCATAATAACGGGTGTGTTGGTTCATCTTTACTCACGGAGCCTGCGTCCTGGTGGTGTACTCTTTAAACTCGCTATCGTGGATGGTGAAGTACGGTCGGAAATCACTGCAGTAACGCAGAGGAGAGATACagctgcagagggagagagagagaataataataattttaagaCTTGAAACTTGCCATTCTATGTTTAATACCTTTTTTCCTAGTTTAATTTCATCTACATCT contains the following coding sequences:
- the LOC113154323 gene encoding A-agglutinin anchorage subunit-like gives rise to the protein MMKMKKRMMKMKKRLLLAPVAVMIMLTLGIMYYGQTTSLRAAATTTAPTTSTTAPNTTTVAPNTTTVAPNTTTTAPNTTTVAPNTTTVAPNTTTVAPNTTTVAPNTTTTATTAPRTTAHSVVNLNGKMFTLTIYGGGISLYSPTNYPSWTTTSPHYGVSVCLRYITDFAQTSQPLIFTLSPSTSPLKLAVMGGTAYLMSWSYNTLYLAPNIGLWSNIGPEIWTRVCLTLDTSTNVAQVFSGSNMSIRKILRNPYAWSGERVIDLSGFDGQVTDVQVWDHPLRYGEVYNYMTRGVFGPYSGSVLSWSSVFYSIRGNTLLEDAYEQQAKESISGSQVEGEKKSRLFLIKDGESVKTEKEQLK